One Dioscorea cayenensis subsp. rotundata cultivar TDr96_F1 chromosome 17, TDr96_F1_v2_PseudoChromosome.rev07_lg8_w22 25.fasta, whole genome shotgun sequence DNA window includes the following coding sequences:
- the LOC120281051 gene encoding uncharacterized protein LOC120281051, producing MNGQAEVVNCSLGTLLRFLVGDHPKGWDMKLSQAEFAHNHAPNHSTGFSPFQGIHKIMFDNLTTANACYKQHADQHRRHIEFEVGDFVWTVMPKEQRFSVGDYNKLKAKKIGSVEIIEKLNPNAYQWQLKKASDWHSCADQQFQDYRCIISPLGSDEPHLKYIESVPAPNHTDVPPYFLIVVYL from the exons ATGAATGGGCAAGCTGAAGTCGTCAACTGCTCTCTGGGGACCTTGTTGCGTTTCCTGGTTGGAGATCATCCTAAAGGCTGGGACATGAAATTGAGTCAGGCAGAGTTTGCTCACAACCATGCTCCAAACCATAGTACCGGGTTTAGCCCATTTCAGGGCATTCATAAGATCATGTTTGACAACTTGACCACCGCAAATGCGTGTTATAAGCAGCATGCTGACCAGCACCGGCGCCATATTGAGTTCGAAGTGGGTGATTTTGTGTGGACCGTGATGCCCAAGGAGCAGCGTTTTTCAGTTGGGGATTATAATAAGCTTAAAGCTAAAAAGATTGGGTCAGTCGAGATCATTGAGAAGCTCAACCCGAATGCCTACCAGTGGCAGCTCAAG AAGGCTAGTGACTGGCATTCGTGCGCTGATCAACAGTTTCAAGATTATCGCTGCATTATTTCGCCCCTTGGGTCCGATGAACCTCATCTCAAATACATTGAATCCGTCCCCGCCCCCAACCATACCGATGTGCCCCCTTATTTTCTTATTGTGGTTTATTTgtga